CTTTGTTGGCGATGTATTCAGTGCTgcagtgtgatgtgtgtgtactGATGCTTCTGAACTGATTGATGTTGTGTGTTGATTTGTCAGAGCACGGCAGCAGAACGTCAACCCCTCCTCGCATCATAAAGTCACCTGACCGCTGAGAGACAGACAAACATCACCGCCAACTCTCATTGCTTAACACTATAAGGTACTTTAATTTCACACGGTAACAGTCTGTGACTTCACTTCAGTCACCGTCACACCAATCAAAATGCAAAGTTTGACGCGTCACCAGGATCAGCCGGACCTGACGGGAAAGAAGTGCCTCTTCATTTACAGTTTATACGTTCGGATTTGAACAGAATATCACAGGAGTTTTAAAGCAAGTAATATGTGTAAATAAAGTCAGAAGAGGTTGTTGTGCTGATCACAGGTGTGATGCAACACGTTACACGTCATCAGTGAGCTACTAATATTCTTATGTAATGACGGATCATGTCACAGTTTATTCTGCTTCATGACTGAGCATCACCATGTGTGAGAAGCACTAGATCGGTGGCCCGTCTCTCACCACACTTCATTTGGTTCTAATTTCATTTTTTCGAGGAATCGACGCCACACGAACACATCACTAATAGAGTTCAAGTTTTTCAATGAcatttcatgtttgtttgtttgtttgtgaatgtaatgtactgtactgtatagcCGACCCGTCTTTACCGGGACATTATAACATTAACATGATTGTGTGATACTGTTGTCCTCACAATGTCTCGAAATCATTCACTGATATGCACTGATGAATCAGGAACCAAATATTCACACCACTCATCAGCTGTCCTGTCCGACACGCTTGTGTTTTTGACAGTAATAATGAAGAAACAAGCTTCTTTAACAGCGTCTGAATTCATATATTCAACCGGTATAATCATGGTTTTTCAGCTCGCGCTGATTTCTTATGTGTTTATTTCAGCATTGTCGTCTCgagtttcttctttttcttaagGAAAATAATAttgcacaaaataataaaacatttgaataaaaaaaactggttACAACATCTCACCTGAAGTGTCTGacgtttacaaaataaataaaataacgtaATTCTACACATTCTTTTGCCattcatgtttgtattttgtcacATCATACATCAAACTATGGATGCAAACTTGAGTGTTTGGTTTATAGTCACACACACGTGTTTCATGATCACTGATGTCGAAGGAGAGAGAACTCAGCGTGATGTTGTGTCAGTCATATGCTGGCTTTTAAACGCACACATGTGGTTCCTGAAACAAGAAGAAAGACGTGCATCAagttcataaacagaaaacgcTGACGTGTCATCGTGATAACAGTCAATTTGCTGATCCGTGTAACTGATGTTTTCTGTCATAAACATTTATCAGTCACGTCTGCTGTCACAGATTTACAGTAGAACACAATCTGCAGCCATAATTCTATTTACATGAATACTTCACACAATATTATAAGACACCTCAATGAATTGAATACTTTTGAATTCTTTAATGTCACGAGTTTGGTTTGTGGCGCTCACCTGCAGTAGTTTGTTCCGCACTCGTAATGATCTCTGCATCCAGAACCCACAGGCTTCAGAGTGTTCCATCGCCATAGCAACGAGCGCTTGGCACGATGAAGCAGCCCGGTCGTCCAGCTACTGTCTACAGGTGCCGACTggacctgagagagagagagagagagagagagttatatttaattatatactctctttaatttaattaatctATAACTTTAGTTATAGagagaaaatatttaatttggtcaaatttgttttatcatgccaataaagcttcttcaaatcttgagagagagagagagagaggtgcttGAGGAGTCAGGTATAACACTAGACATCAACACAACAACTGTTTATTCTACACAATGTTGTAAAGCTCAAACCCTGAACTAAATTCGTGACACAATGGACTGCAGAAGTATGTAGACAAACTGCTCTTggtttgtaaatgtgtgtttggaGATATTGATGCTTTGCTGTAAAGTCATCGTGGTGGACACAGGTGAATGTGTGACCacctgatgatgtcatcaagcTCAGGTACAGAAGCGTTTACAGTAAAAGCGGATCAGTCTGCTACTGCACTTTACTGTACTGACTGTGTGAAAACGGTTATCAACACACGAATCATGTAGAGCTGTCAGAACAGACATCTTTCATCACAGCAGATGTTTGGATTGATCggtcgtgttgaatgtctggATAAATAGAGACAACTCATTTATTTCTGAAACACTGTTCACAAAGCAGCTTaaatatactaaatatacaTCAGTTCAAAAATGAGAGACGTTAGGAAAAACAGAATATATATAGAGATATATAGAATACATAACACACAATAGTCACTTTTTTCATATGTGCATTTCTGACGTCAACTGAAGATAATTGTCTGTAGGTGAAATCGATCAGTAAATGACTATTAGTTGAGCAGTTGATAATCAATCAGTTGTTATTCAGTCGGTCAAAGAAAGCAGATTTACTGAAGAGCGTGCAGGTTTTCTCTAAGAATCATTTTGTATGAGAAGATTGATTTGTGAGGGTGTGTGATGTGTGTACCTGTAAGTGAAAGAGCAGACAGATGATCAGCGTGAGAAGCATCAGTCTGTGGTTGGCTGTCATCATGTGGTTGAATGTTCCGCATCGAGCCGTGAGCGAGCGATTGGCACACACACGAGTTTATATGAGCTCTGAGCTCCTGATAAGAGTCTCAAAGATCAACTCTTTACCAGAAAATAGGACGAGTCCACGTCATTTCATCCAAAATCACAACTGATGTTAGAAGACAAACTGAGCATCTGGAGAAAACTGATATCTGAAGAGATTAAAGACTCATTCTGACACTCCCAGATTAGGAGTTTTGGCACCACGGATTTCTTTTAATACCTGTTTTTCTTTTACGTCTGATCAAAGTTCAAGAGTTTAATCTGCCTTCTGAAGAATCTTTACATTCAAggaaaagtacatttttacCAGATTAGAAAGTTAAAATGTGTTCCTGTACAGCAGGTAGAAAATCATTTGATTGTCAGGGGACACAAATCTGAATAACAAATGTAAGTTTATAACGTTTAGACGCTCGAAAAACGTTCCTAACTGAACACATTTCTAGTGAaggacaacacaacacaacacgcTTTGTGTTCCTTTTAACTTAACCTTGTGTTGTCTcttttattaacacaaaatcaacacgCAATGAGACTCCTAATGTGTGAAATCAACACATCGCGTGTTAcacttctattattattatttcacacATTCTTTTTGAGAGTGTTGtagatactgtatgtgtgtggtaGAATATTGCCTTTAACACACCCTACTCATGGAGTCGTGTTATTATGGGATGTATGAAGCTCGCGGGTAACCATGGTAACGGGCGTTGTGGAATGTTTTGACTGTGCTCACCTGTGAAGTTCCTCTGAAGGTTTCTTCTCATGACATAAAGAATTCAGGTTTTGAATGTTAAAGGTAAcgttacagtgtgtgtgtgtgtgtgtgtgtgttgtgtgtgtgtgtgtgtgtgtgtgtgtgtgtgtgtgtgtgtgtgtgtgtgtgtgtgcgtgtgctgtgtgtgtgtgtgtgtgtgggtgggtgcgtgtgtgtgcgtgtgtgatttGCTTTCATCACATGATTCCTGCaggtctacacacacacacacacactcatttatTCTGTACACTTTATTTGAATCATTTACTGTCTGTTTGTGTGCTGATTTTTCATCATGtgcatttctgtttttatttgcgAATGTCAGATTAAGTTAAGTGTCTCAAGATCTCAACCTCAAATAAAGGTAAGATGTTTCTTAAGACatttttgaaatatgatatTTCAATTCCATATAAACTACATATTAACATGATACAATTTTAACTTATCATTTAAAACGGTTTTGTATTTTAAGAATTTAGCATTCATATTTGATCATGTTACGCTTGTGAACAGACAGGCTTTGCACACGTCAGGGTTCAGTAGATATTGTGCTTTTGGCCACCCgttgcgtgtgtgttgtgtttgtgtcagtgtatgtttttgttgtgtcttCTACAGTgctgtgtatatatacatacttTTGTGCTTTTCAATAGAGGGAAACACTTCCTTAACCTCCAGAAACCCCGGCTGGACCCCCGAGACGCTTTAGCATAATAcacacatgtttgtgtgtgtgtgttgtatgatgACTCTCTAGAGAAATGgtgttttatgatttatttattaatgttttatatggCCCTAGaattcacacgcacacacacacacacatgtctggtttactatctccgcacacacacacacacacacacacacacacacacacacatgtgattTTCATGTATGTTCATGTTGTGGATCTCAGTGTGTCATGAAGGGTCCGGTCGCTCTTCTGCAGGAAGACAGCGGCCCCTGAACATCATTGTTGTTTCCTTCATGATCACATGCGATTGAAACAGAGGCGTCTCCTCccgaaaacaaaacacaacagtaAATCTTTCATCACTGAGCTGATGACATAAAGACCCTCATCCTCATCAACACAGGGGTGCATGAACATCTATTGTTGTTCTCTTGTGATGTTTGTGTCGCCGGGGCTCCGGATCCTTTGATCCGCTTTTAAATAAAGACACTAAAGATTTGATAATGATGATGAAGCCCATACAGCACGTCATGGTGTTTATTCATTTTGCCCTGAACTATAAACTCAGTATTAATTAACACAGAGTAAACTCAAGCTGGAGCTGGATGTGAATTTCTGCTGCAGGTCTCTGTGTTGTTTTGATGGGTGTAGTGAAGGAATGTATGGGCCATCGGCCCGTTGGGTTTTCTTCAGGAGAGTTTCATGCTTTTCTTTGATTTATTGTGGCGTTCAGAGGCCCCGTGTTCATGCAGAGCCGTGAGGAGACTCACAAATGAGCCTCTAATGTATTCATGACCGAGGGGGGGTGATGTCAGGTCTCACTTATAATCCTGCCCtggcacacacagac
The Triplophysa rosa linkage group LG19, Trosa_1v2, whole genome shotgun sequence genome window above contains:
- the LOC130569958 gene encoding liver-expressed antimicrobial peptide 2-like yields the protein MMTANHRLMLLTLIICLLFHLQVQSAPVDSSWTTGLLHRAKRSLLWRWNTLKPVGSGCRDHYECGTNYCRNHMCAFKSQHMTDTTSR